One Leptolyngbyaceae cyanobacterium DNA segment encodes these proteins:
- a CDS encoding type II toxin-antitoxin system RelE/ParE family toxin: MNSYILSPEALQDLNEIVAYIEEKNPQAAVQFLDNFAQRCRNLAAFPNMGRKWNALTPPLRSFPIVVYIIPNSVKKNDRIPITPN, translated from the coding sequence ATAAACTCTTACATTTTATCACCAGAGGCTCTGCAAGATTTGAATGAAATAGTGGCATATATTGAAGAGAAAAATCCACAAGCAGCAGTCCAATTTTTAGATAATTTTGCTCAGAGATGCCGCAATTTAGCTGCTTTTCCTAATATGGGGCGTAAATGGAATGCTTTGACTCCTCCTTTACGCAGTTTTCCAATAGTTGTTTATATTATACCCAACAGTGTAAAAAAGAATGATCGCATTCCAATCACTCCAAATTAA
- a CDS encoding type II toxin-antitoxin system ParD family antitoxin, with the protein MNIALTPKQEEFINKLVEEGKYLSASDVIDEGLRLLEDRYIVYQARLAELQKKIDVGIEQLERGERIDGETAIQQLREKIVGKLGQQ; encoded by the coding sequence ATGAATATAGCTTTGACACCTAAACAAGAAGAGTTTATTAATAAACTGGTAGAAGAAGGTAAATACTTATCTGCCAGCGATGTGATTGATGAAGGACTGAGATTGCTGGAAGATCGTTATATTGTTTATCAAGCACGTCTGGCAGAACTGCAAAAGAAAATTGATGTTGGGATCGAACAATTGGAACGAGGAGAAAGAATTGATGGAGAAACCGCAATTCAGCAACTTCGGGAGAAAATTGTAGGTAAGTTAGGTCAACAATAA
- a CDS encoding Uma2 family endonuclease encodes MFASKSNIYISHENYLKGEEISPVRHEYVRGEVFAMAGGTQAHNTIALNLAALLRNHVRGTGCRAFVENMKVFIEAADTYYYPDVTVTCDERDRNLSDSFISYPSLVVEVLSDNTEAFDRGDKFADYQQIETLQEYVLINQKRQRVECFRRNGEKRWELFIFEKGEEIYLDSVKFNVDISALYEDVEEWG; translated from the coding sequence ATGTTTGCCAGTAAAAGCAATATTTATATTTCTCACGAAAATTATCTCAAAGGTGAGGAAATTAGCCCTGTTAGACATGAGTACGTGCGAGGTGAAGTTTTTGCAATGGCTGGCGGTACTCAAGCACATAACACAATTGCGCTGAATTTAGCTGCATTGCTGAGAAATCACGTTCGGGGAACGGGATGTCGAGCTTTTGTCGAAAATATGAAAGTCTTTATAGAAGCTGCGGATACCTATTACTATCCAGATGTAACGGTAACTTGTGATGAACGGGATAGAAATTTATCCGATTCTTTTATTTCCTATCCATCTTTGGTTGTAGAGGTTTTATCTGATAATACAGAAGCTTTCGATCGAGGAGATAAATTTGCTGATTATCAACAAATAGAAACTTTACAAGAGTATGTTTTGATTAATCAAAAACGGCAAAGAGTGGAGTGTTTTCGACGAAATGGTGAAAAGCGTTGGGAACTTTTCATTTTTGAAAAAGGGGAAGAAATTTATTTGGATAGCGTTAAATTTAATGTTGATATTTCTGCTTTGTATGAGGATGTGGAGGAATGGGGTTAA